A region of Carassius gibelio isolate Cgi1373 ecotype wild population from Czech Republic chromosome B11, carGib1.2-hapl.c, whole genome shotgun sequence DNA encodes the following proteins:
- the LOC127968548 gene encoding pleckstrin homology domain-containing family A member 3, producing MEGVLYKWTNYMTGWQPRWFVLDNGIISYYDSQDDVCKGSKGSIKMSVCEIKVHPTDNTRLELIIPGEQHFYVKAVNAAERQKWLVALGSSKAGLIDTRTIKERELTETTESLKTKMSELRLYCDLLMQQVHTIQESVEQEEESTVASTETRNEASSLLSATCETFIKTLEECMKIANSKFKTDMLQSSPTDSIMSPVSPSPVQMSRMKRSISHPGTYNYERSSLPKESMVLQKSSQRRTRTCSDTEAHSDRGAEETERLMFHRSNINGDSTPSIPEEVGTSTKFLSETDTPESDLSL from the exons ATGGAAGGCGTGCTTTACAAATGGACAAACTATATGACAG GATGGCAGCCAAGATGGTTTGTGCTGGACAATGGCATTATTTCATACTATGATTCACAAGATGACGTGTGTAAAGGTAGCAAAGGCAGTATTAAGATGTCAGTATGTGAAATTAAAG TTCACCCAACTGACAACACGCGTCTGGAGTTGATCATACCAGGAGAGCAGCATTTTTACGTGAAGGCAGTGAATGCAGCGGAGAGGCAGAAGTGGCTGGTGGCTCTGGGAAGCTCCAAAGCTGGACTCATTGACACTAGAACCATAAAAGAAAGGG AGTTAACAGAAACCACAGAATCCCTGAAAACCAAGATGTCCGAGCTGCGCCTGTACTGTGACTTACTAATGCAGCAAGTGCACACTATTCAGGAGTCAGTGGAACAGGAAGAAGAGTCGACAGTGGCCAGCACTGAG ACGAGGAACGAGGCGTCCTCATTACTGAGTGCCACCTGTGAAACCTTCATCAAAACACTGGAAGAATGTATGAAAATCGCTAATTCCAAGTTTAAGACTGATATGTTGCAATCCAGTCCGACTGATTCCATAATGTCCCCTGTGTCTCCCTCTCCCGTCCAAATGTCTCGG ATGAAGCGCTCAATCAGCCATCCTGGCACCTACAATTATGAAAG GTCAAGCTTGCCAAAAGAGAGCATGGTGTTGCAGAAGTCCTCCCAGAGGCGGACACGGACATGTTCTGATACAGAAGCTCACAGCGACAGAGGGGCAGAGGAGACGGAGC GCTTGATGTTCCACAGATCCAACATTAACGGTGACTCCACTCCAAGTATCCCAGAAGAGGTTGGAACGAGCACAAAGTTCCTGTCGGAAACTGACACTCCGGAATCTGACCTTTCCCTCTGA
- the gucy1b2 gene encoding guanylate cyclase soluble subunit beta-2: MTIKYGFINTCLKSLVIERFGEETWENLRLMAGVQDTFMTYEIYDDVITLRLVQEACKMLDISSEVVLKLFGEHFFSFCKMSGYDTMLRTLGGNLVEFIENLDALHSYLALSYEAMNAPSFRVERMDDGRILLHYYSDRKGLYHIVPGIIEAVAKDFFDSEVTMTILNQSEEDERTGKKEHVVFHMVQKEKVSKKKAQPRQKGGNEEIQAEKQDKEEIMKRMKARYASLQLCPRKRSPWETVRSIVMLGQGNLRQSFTPSYPKRLWIEEQAFCHAFPFHIVFDQDLVVKQTGVNIQKFVPGLQTAGIRLDEYFTIVHPEVTFNIQSIKKFINSQFVLKTRREMLPEIHQNQSTLKLRGQMMWMESLSCMIYLCSPKLRSLQELEERGLHLADIAQHDTTRDLILLNQQRLAEIELSNQLERKKEELRILSRNLEIEKQKSEKLLYAMLPTHVANQLKEGKRVEAGEFKVCTILFSDVVTFTNICAACEPIQIVNMLNAMYSRFDRLTNIHNVYKVETIGDAYMVVGGVPIPTETHAEQVANFALGMRIAAREVASPITGQPIQIRVGLHTGSVLAGVVGDKMPRYCLFGDTVNTASRMESHGLPDHIHLSPFTYSVLKDKGIFEIAERGEIEVKGKGLMRTFFLLKNLQKSDEQIMGLVDGETCVCQKDPETVTDAQNEVSPEDTGRGQKEEEKKEEEVENWKNGTSSPSVCPGEISPDHLIQFDVTPAYESPTDFKLPNNGLHSDSNSTKLCSIL, from the exons ATGACTATAAAG tacgGCTTTATTAATACGTGTCTGAAGTCACTGGTCATTGAAAGGTTCGGAGAAGAGACATGGGAAAATCTGAG ATTAATGGCTGGTGTCCAGGATACATTTATGACCTATGAAATCTACGACGATGTCATCACTCTTCGTTTAGTGCAAGAGGCTTGTAAAATGCTGG ATATCTCTTCCGAGGTGGTTTTGAAGCTTTTTGGAGAGCACTTTTTCAGCTTTTGTAAGATGTCCGGATATGACACTATGCTGCGAACCCTCGGTGGAAACCTGGTGGAATTTATTGAAAATCTTGATGCTCTACACagttatttagcattgtcttatGAG GCCATGAATGCTCCGTCCTTTCGTGTGGAGCGGATGGATGATGGACGAATTCTCCTTCACTATTACTCAGATAGGAAAGGGTTGTATCACATCGTGCCAG GTATTATCGAGGCTGTGGCAAAGGATTTCTTTGACAGTGAGGTTACAATGACCATTCTAAACCAGTCAGAAGAGGATGAGCGCACTGGAAAGAAGGAACATGTGGTTTTCCACATGGTACAGAAGGAAAAGGTGTCCAAAAAAAAGGCTCAACCAAGACAGAAAGGCGGCAATGAGGAAATACAGGCTGAGAAACAG GACAAGGAAGAGATAATGAAGAGAATGAAGGCCAGGTATGCCAGCCTGCAGCTGTGTCCAAGGAAACGATCTCCATGGGAGACTGTGAGGAGCATTGTCATGTTGGGCCAAG GCAATCTGCGACAATCGTTCACTCCCAGCTACCCAAAAAGACTTTGGATTGAAGAACAAGCCTTCTGTCATGCTTTTCCCTTTCACATTGTTTTTGATCAAGAT CTGGTGGTGAAGCAAACAGGTGTCAACATTCAGAAGTTTGTTCCCGGACTGCAGACCGCAGGTATCCGTCTGGATGAGTACTTCACCATTGTTCACCCAGAGGTCACCTTCAACATCCAGAGCATCAAGAAGTTCATCAACAGCCAATTTGTGCTGAAAACCAGGAGGGAAATGTTACCAGAGATCCACCAAAACCAGTCCACACTCAAACTGAGAG gGCAGATGATGTGGATGGAGTCACTCAGCTGCATGATCTATCTGTGCTCTCCTAAACTACGAAGCCTCCAGGAACTGGAGGAGAGGGGTCTCCACCTGGCCGACATCGCCCAGCACGACACCACGCGAGATCTGATCCTGCTCAACCAGCAGAGGCTGGCAGAGATCGAGCTCTCCAATCAGCTAGAAAGGAAGAAGGAGGAGTTGAGAATCCTTTCACGCAACTTAGAGATTGAAAAGCAGAAATCAGAAAAGCTTCTTTATGCCATGCTGCCGACACACGTCGCCAACCAGCTTAAAGAGGGCAAGAGAGTAGAGGCAG GTGAGTTCAAAGTGTGCACCATCCTTTTTAGTGATGTGGTCACATTCACTAACATCTGCGCAGCCTGTGAACCTATTCAAATAGTCAACATGCTCAACGCCATGTACTCCAGATTTGATCGACTTACAAACATCCACAATGTCTATAAG GTGGAAACTATAGGTGATGCTTACATGGTGGTTGGCGGTGTGCCCATTCCTACAGAGACTCATGCAGAGCAGGTGGCAAACTTTGCCCTCGGTATGAGAATTGCTGCGAGAGAAGTAGCCAGCCCTATCACAGGTCAGCCCATTCAG ATCAGAGTAGGCCTGCACACCGGTTCAGTTTTGGCAGGTGTTGTAGGTGACAAAATGCCACGCTATTGCTTGTTTGGAGACACAGTCAATACAGCCTCTCGGATGGAGAGCCATGGACTTCCTGATCACATACACCTGAGTCCCTTCACGTACAG TGTGTTAAAGGACAAAGGAATCTTTGAGATTGCCGAGAGGGGCGAGATTGAAGTGAAAGGCAAAGGCCTGATGAGAACATTTTTCTTGCTAAAGAACCTCCAAAAGAGCGATGAACAGATCATGGGCTTGGTCGATGGAGAGACGTGTGTGTGCCAGAAGGACCCAGAGACTGTGACGGATGCCCAAAACG AAGTAAGTCCTGAAGACACAGGCCGTGGgcagaaagaggaagagaaaaaggaGGAAGAAGTTGAAAACTGGAAGAATGGCACATCATCACCATCTGTCTGTCCAGGCGAAATCTCCCCCGATCATTTAATTCAGTTCGACGTAACGCCAGCATACGAAAGCCCCACTGACTTCAAACTTCCAAACAATGGTCTTCATTCAGACAGCAATAGCACTAAGCTCTGCTCGATACTTTAG